The segment GAGCGGAGACTGCGGGCGGGAATCAAAGCTCTTCCGGATGGAGAGTATGAGTTTACGGACTATATGGACGACGCCGGCATTAATCATCCAAGTCCTATTAAAATCCACGTGAAAATCAGTATTAAAGACGACTTTATGTATCTGGATTTTACCGGAACTGATCCCCAGGTGAACGGCCCCAATAATGTGACAAAAAACGGTCTTTTGGCGACGGTGTTCTACTGCCTGAAGGCGCTGATTGATCCGGAGATTCCGTCAAACGCGGGGATCTACCGGGCATTCCAGGTGGAAGCCGAGGAGGGGAGCATTGTGAACGCGGTGAATCCGGCTCCGGTGGGAGCGAGAATAGACACCTGTATGAGGGTGGCGGATGTGATTTTCGGCGCCCTTGGGCCTGCAGTGCCAGAGAGGGCTATGGCAGGCTGCAATTCCTCCTGCACCTCAGCCATTTTCAGCGGCGCTGACCCGCAGGATTCCTCTCATTTTTATGTATATCTGGAAACAATTGCCGGAGGTTCCGGAGCGCAGAAAGGCCGGGATGGCCTGAGCGGGGTTCAGGTACATATGACGAACACCTCCAATCTGCCGGTGGAGGCTCTTGAAATGGAATTTCCTCTGCTGACAGTACACAAGTATGGCCTGATTGAAAACAGCGGAGGTGCGGGACAGTACAGGGGAGGCCTGGGAATTGAGAGGATTTTTGAGGCTATGTATGACAATATCAGCTTTACAGGGCTGGGAGACAGGCAGCTTTACAGGCCGTGGGGACTGTACGGAGGACTGCCGGGAGCCGGAGGCGAGTATTTTATCACAAGGGCAGACGGAACCGTGGAAAAGCTGATGTCAAAATGTACGGATATTCCCCTCCATAAGGGAGATACTGTGACGGTACATACGCCGGGAGCCGGAGGATACGGGGATCCCAAAAAGAGAGATCCAAAGGCAGTGCTTCGGGACTGTATTGAACACAAGGTATCTGTGGATCAGGCAGAAAGCAAGTACGGAGTCAGAGTAATCCGAGAGGGAAATCAGTACAGGCTGGCATAGAGAGACAGAAAAAGGACTGGGACTAAGAAACGGATTTTGTGTATCCCAGAGGCCAGGATCCGGATCGTTTAGTGGATAAGAGGAGGTATATGTGGAAGGCGGCGTATTAAACGAGCAGTAAAGCAAAGAAAGAGCGAGGAGAGAAACAAATGTCTGGTTATGTTAGACAGGGGAAATGTGAGGAATTATGCTGGATGGAAAAGCGGCTACACCATTATATGTTCAGCTGATACAGGAGCTGGAAGCTAAAATTTCAGAAGGAATTTTAACACCGGAGGCCCGCCTGCCCTCTGAAAGCGAGCTTTCGAAGCAATATGGGGTAAGTATTATAACGGTCAGAAAGGCCGTCGGCAGCCTGGCAGAAAAGGGGCTGGTTGAAAAAAAGCAGGGGAAGGGAACCTATGTCACCAAAAAGAAATATACACGGGATATGAAAAACCTTCAGAGCTTTACAGAGCTGTGCGGCAGATATGGGGTAAGGGCTGGAGGAAGAATGCTGGAAAACAGGATTGTTGTGCCGGATGAAAGGATAGCCAGGCTCTTAGGGCTTGAGCCGGGAAGCCAAACGGTATTTATCTCTAGGGTACGGTGCGCAGACGGGGAGCCTGTGGTGATTGAACATAATTATTTTCCATTGAGCTATTCATTTCTTCTGGGAGAGACCTTTCATGATAATTCGCTGTTTCAGTATTTAAGGGACAAAAGAGAGGTGACGGTGGATGGATCAGAAAAATGGTTTGAGCTGTGCAGAGCGGGAGTAAAGGAGGCCAGGCTTTTAAAAGTTAAAAAAGGAGGGGCGCTGCTTCGAATCAGGAGCGTGGCGTATAACATTCAGGGAAAGCCGATCTATGCCGGCGTTCAGCTTGTAAAGGGAGAATGTTTTTCCTTCTATGTCTATGAGAGAGGAAAGAAGTAGCAAAAGAGGAATCATAAGCGCTTTGCCTGTCTGTCAGAGTCTGGGATAGAATTTTATTTGGCTCTGTCGGGCAGGTATTTTTTATTAGGGGCGTAAATCAGAGGGAGGAGGCTATTGGAAAAAGCTTTACAGGGGAGTGGAGATTTCCGCTCCGTGGCATACAAAAGGTGTTGACAAAATGGGGGACACTATTATAATATAATATAACATTATATAATATTATATTTGCTGGGAGGGCAAAGGCATGAGGGTGATCGGTATTGGAGACAATGTGTGCGACAAGTACATTTATTTGAATACCATGTTTCCTGGAGGACAGGCTTTAAATTTTGCTGTCTATACAAAAATGCTGGGAGCGGATTCTTCATATATGGGAACCTTTGGCCGTGATGAAGTGGCGGAGCACATACTGGCCACTCTGGATGAGCTGGGAGTGAAGCATGAGCGCTGCAGACAGTACGATGGTGAAAATGGATATGCCAGAGTAACTCTGGTAGATGGAGACAGGGTATTTTTAGGAAGCAACAAAGGCGGAATTGCAAAAGAGCACCCGGTAGTGCTGGATTCTGACGATATGGAATATGTAAAGCAGTTTTCCCATATTCATACAAGCAATAACAGCTATTTCGACAGTCAGCTGCCTAAGCTAGCAGAAGCAGGCTTATCGGTTTCCTATGATTTTTCCGGACAGTGGACAGATCCGGAAAAAGTGGCTCGGGTGGCTCCGTATATCAGATATGCTTTTTTATCCTGCGGTTCGATACCAGTGGAGGAGGCAGAAAAAATCTGCCGCGCTATTCATGAGGCAGGATGCCCGATGGTAATTACTACAAGAGGAAGCTATGGTTCGATGTTATATGACGGAAACAGGTTTTATGAACAGAAACCGCAGCTGGTAGAAGCGGTAGATACACTAGGAGCCGGGGATTCCTTTGCCGCAGCGTTTTTGCTTTCCTATATTGGAAGCCTGGAGGATAAAAAGGCGCAGGGCAGGGCAGACCAGGGAGCCTTTATCAAAAAGGCGATGGCGGCAGGCGCCGAATTCGCGGCAAAAACCTGTATGGTGCAGGGAGCCTTTGGATACGGAAGGGCATTGGTATAGCGCTGTAAGAACAGAAAAACAGGAGGGAAGAATCATGACGAAAACGGTAAAGGAAATTGTTAAAGAGATTAAGGAGAAAATGGATCGGGCGGGTGGATTAAAGCATGTGTATTTTGTTGCCTGCGGAGGCTCTAAGGCTGCGATTTTCCCAGGTCTTTACCTGCTTCAGAGCGAGGCGAAGACCTTTGGCGCTACTACCTATACAAGCAATGAGTTTGTACACGCTGTACCGAAGGGGTTGGATAACAGATGCGTGGCTGTGATCTGCTCTTTAAAGGCAACACCTGAGACCGTGGAGGCAGTGAAGACAGCCAATGCCGCAGGCGCAGTGACGGTTGCCATG is part of the Clostridium sp. M62/1 genome and harbors:
- a CDS encoding hydantoinase B/oxoprolinase family protein; the protein is MGKRVDAVTVEIVGNLLLSIAEEMGVALIKSAYSTNIKERRDISTAVFDPEGNMVAQAEHVAMHLGSLLGIIKEVYRKHPISEIHPGDMFMGNDPYNGGGTHLPDITVAQPVFAGETLIGWVANLAHHSDVGGKVAGSTSGDAVSIFQEGLKIPLVRVCEKGKVKEDIVSFLLANSRIPGERQGDLQAQIASNRVGARRLLEAFDRYHTLLIDSMHELQDYAERRLRAGIKALPDGEYEFTDYMDDAGINHPSPIKIHVKISIKDDFMYLDFTGTDPQVNGPNNVTKNGLLATVFYCLKALIDPEIPSNAGIYRAFQVEAEEGSIVNAVNPAPVGARIDTCMRVADVIFGALGPAVPERAMAGCNSSCTSAIFSGADPQDSSHFYVYLETIAGGSGAQKGRDGLSGVQVHMTNTSNLPVEALEMEFPLLTVHKYGLIENSGGAGQYRGGLGIERIFEAMYDNISFTGLGDRQLYRPWGLYGGLPGAGGEYFITRADGTVEKLMSKCTDIPLHKGDTVTVHTPGAGGYGDPKKRDPKAVLRDCIEHKVSVDQAESKYGVRVIREGNQYRLA
- a CDS encoding GntR family transcriptional regulator, translated to MLDGKAATPLYVQLIQELEAKISEGILTPEARLPSESELSKQYGVSIITVRKAVGSLAEKGLVEKKQGKGTYVTKKKYTRDMKNLQSFTELCGRYGVRAGGRMLENRIVVPDERIARLLGLEPGSQTVFISRVRCADGEPVVIEHNYFPLSYSFLLGETFHDNSLFQYLRDKREVTVDGSEKWFELCRAGVKEARLLKVKKGGALLRIRSVAYNIQGKPIYAGVQLVKGECFSFYVYERGKK
- a CDS encoding PfkB family carbohydrate kinase, which produces MRVIGIGDNVCDKYIYLNTMFPGGQALNFAVYTKMLGADSSYMGTFGRDEVAEHILATLDELGVKHERCRQYDGENGYARVTLVDGDRVFLGSNKGGIAKEHPVVLDSDDMEYVKQFSHIHTSNNSYFDSQLPKLAEAGLSVSYDFSGQWTDPEKVARVAPYIRYAFLSCGSIPVEEAEKICRAIHEAGCPMVITTRGSYGSMLYDGNRFYEQKPQLVEAVDTLGAGDSFAAAFLLSYIGSLEDKKAQGRADQGAFIKKAMAAGAEFAAKTCMVQGAFGYGRALV